A genomic window from Brevibacillus agri includes:
- the rsgA gene encoding ribosome small subunit-dependent GTPase A yields MPEGRIVKALSGFYYVADEGRIYSCRARGLFKKKDAKVNPLVGDWVVYDAINEEEGYVMEVGERTNELVRPPISNVDQAVLVFSMYKPMFSSLLLDKFLAHTEHVGIDSVIVLSKADQVSQEEVDAIVRQYEAIGYQVIPTSTVDERGLEEVRSILHDRITVFAGQSGVGKSSLINTLFPGVSLQTGDVSQKLGRGKHTTRHVELIPLPGGGYVADTPGFSSLEFIDFTELDLAESFRDFAALSADCKFRGCLHVSEPSCAVQAALAAGELSEDRYEHYKQFREELKEYQRRNKPW; encoded by the coding sequence ATGCCAGAAGGACGGATTGTGAAAGCGCTGAGCGGCTTTTACTATGTAGCCGATGAGGGGCGCATCTACAGTTGCCGTGCAAGAGGGCTGTTCAAGAAAAAAGACGCCAAGGTGAACCCGCTCGTGGGCGACTGGGTCGTCTACGATGCGATCAATGAAGAAGAAGGCTATGTCATGGAGGTGGGCGAAAGGACCAATGAGCTGGTCCGCCCGCCCATTTCCAATGTAGATCAGGCTGTTCTCGTCTTTTCCATGTACAAGCCGATGTTTAGCTCGCTGCTTTTGGACAAGTTTTTGGCTCATACCGAGCACGTCGGGATCGATTCCGTCATTGTGCTGTCCAAAGCCGATCAGGTGTCGCAGGAAGAAGTGGACGCCATCGTGCGCCAATACGAGGCCATCGGCTATCAGGTGATTCCGACCTCGACGGTAGACGAGCGCGGCCTAGAGGAAGTGCGCTCCATTTTGCACGACCGGATTACCGTTTTCGCCGGGCAGTCAGGAGTGGGAAAATCATCGCTGATTAACACGCTGTTCCCTGGCGTCAGCCTGCAGACAGGCGATGTCAGCCAAAAGCTGGGACGCGGCAAGCATACAACCCGTCACGTCGAGCTGATCCCGCTTCCAGGCGGCGGCTATGTGGCCGACACGCCAGGCTTCAGTTCGCTGGAGTTCATCGACTTTACCGAGCTGGATCTGGCCGAGTCGTTCCGTGACTTTGCTGCCCTCAGCGCGGATTGCAAATTCCGCGGCTGTCTGCACGTAAGCGAGCCGTCATGTGCCGTCCAGGCGGCGCTGGCGGCAGGCGAGCTGAGCGAGGATCGCTACGAACACTACAAACAGTTCCGCGAAGAGCTGAAAGAATATCAACGGAGGAACAAACCATGGTAA
- the rpe gene encoding ribulose-phosphate 3-epimerase, translated as MVKIAPSILSADFARLGEEILDVERGGADWIHVDVMDGHFVPNITIGPLIVEAIRPVTKLPLDVHLMIEEPDRYIPQFAKSGADWITVHQEACRHLHRTLYLIKEQGVKAGVVLNPATPIATIEPVLPDLDIVLLMTVNPGFGGQKFIHNVVPKIKALRDLLNERGLDHVEIEIDGGVNAETARLCEEAGATVLVAGSAVFNQPDRAKAISAIRG; from the coding sequence ATGGTAAAAATCGCACCTTCTATCCTGTCAGCGGATTTTGCCCGTCTGGGCGAGGAGATTCTCGATGTTGAGCGCGGGGGAGCAGACTGGATTCACGTGGATGTGATGGATGGACATTTTGTGCCGAACATCACGATCGGGCCATTGATCGTCGAGGCAATCCGTCCCGTGACCAAGCTGCCGCTGGACGTGCATCTGATGATTGAAGAGCCGGACCGCTACATCCCGCAGTTTGCCAAAAGCGGTGCGGACTGGATCACGGTTCATCAGGAAGCGTGCCGCCACCTGCACAGAACGCTCTACCTGATTAAAGAACAAGGCGTGAAGGCTGGCGTTGTGCTCAATCCGGCCACTCCGATTGCGACTATCGAGCCTGTGCTGCCTGATCTGGACATAGTGCTTTTGATGACCGTCAACCCTGGTTTTGGCGGGCAAAAATTCATCCACAACGTCGTGCCGAAAATCAAGGCGCTGCGCGACCTGCTGAACGAGCGCGGGCTGGACCATGTCGAGATCGAGATCGACGGCGGCGTCAATGCCGAAACAGCGCGCCTGTGCGAAGAGGCGGGAGCAACTGTACTCGTCGCAGGCAGCGCGGTGTTCAACCAGCCTGATCGCGCAAAAGCGATTTCAGCGATTCGCGGATAA
- a CDS encoding RDD family protein, protein MENAAPLPSNPVGFWRRLGASLLDGLIIGVPLAIISYWITGQTEGNLATNLISTLYSLLVPVFWSGYTVGKRIVGVRIARVDGESVGIGTMLLRVLVGMMLVYGITFGLGALVSLIMVCVRKDKRAIHDLIAGTYVTSDRP, encoded by the coding sequence ATGGAAAACGCTGCACCATTGCCAAGCAATCCCGTCGGGTTTTGGCGGCGTCTCGGAGCGTCCCTGCTGGACGGACTGATTATCGGTGTGCCTCTGGCTATCATCAGCTATTGGATTACAGGCCAAACGGAAGGAAATCTCGCGACCAATCTGATCTCCACGCTATACAGCCTGCTCGTTCCGGTATTTTGGTCCGGCTATACGGTAGGCAAAAGAATTGTCGGCGTGCGCATCGCCCGCGTGGACGGCGAGTCTGTCGGGATCGGCACGATGCTGCTGCGCGTGCTCGTCGGCATGATGCTCGTCTATGGCATTACGTTCGGGCTGGGAGCCCTAGTGAGCCTCATCATGGTCTGTGTGCGCAAAGACAAGCGCGCGATTCACGACCTGATCGCCGGTACGTATGTGACTTCTGATCGTCCCTAG
- a CDS encoding M20 family metallopeptidase, protein MMTNWTSYFREQLPEIVAELRTYVEMESPTHNKQAVDRLGLLIAERFRELGCRIERLPQETYGDQLRIEYGEGDEQILVLGHFDTVKEIGTLAKEPWREEDGRLYGPGTYDMKAGIVFAYFALRAIISHKLPLRKKLVFFWNTDEEIGSVSSEQLIRQEAARSKYTLVLEPAAGDGSLKTSRKGGGEFFLTATGRAAHAGNDHALGVNAIEELAHHVLAIQSFTDYAKGTTLSVGTIKGGSVSNVVPDWATADIDVRVQSHDEAERITRLMNELSPVLAGAELKLAGGIAKPPMERTDGTAKLFSLAQEQARLEGFELTECGVGGTSDGNFAADAGCPTLDGLGPVGDGAHASHEHVVVDAIPGRMAVLLRLLTTL, encoded by the coding sequence ATGATGACCAACTGGACGTCTTATTTTCGCGAGCAGCTCCCGGAAATCGTGGCCGAGCTGCGCACCTACGTGGAGATGGAAAGCCCGACCCACAACAAGCAGGCGGTCGATCGGCTCGGCCTGCTGATCGCCGAGCGTTTCCGCGAGCTGGGCTGCCGGATCGAGCGTCTGCCGCAGGAAACGTACGGCGACCAACTCCGCATCGAATACGGCGAGGGCGACGAGCAAATTCTCGTGCTGGGACATTTTGACACGGTGAAGGAGATCGGCACGCTTGCGAAGGAGCCGTGGCGGGAGGAAGACGGCCGCCTGTACGGACCGGGCACGTACGACATGAAAGCCGGGATCGTTTTCGCCTACTTCGCCCTGCGCGCGATCATCTCGCACAAGCTCCCGCTCCGCAAAAAGCTGGTCTTTTTCTGGAATACGGACGAGGAGATCGGCAGTGTCTCCTCCGAGCAACTGATTAGACAGGAAGCGGCGCGAAGCAAATACACGCTGGTGCTGGAACCGGCAGCCGGAGACGGTTCCTTGAAAACGAGCCGCAAAGGCGGCGGGGAATTTTTCCTGACCGCAACCGGACGCGCTGCTCATGCTGGCAACGATCACGCCCTTGGGGTGAATGCCATCGAGGAGTTGGCCCATCACGTCCTGGCGATTCAGTCGTTTACAGACTACGCCAAAGGAACGACCCTGTCTGTCGGCACGATCAAGGGAGGCAGCGTCTCCAACGTCGTTCCGGACTGGGCGACGGCGGACATCGACGTCCGCGTTCAAAGCCACGACGAAGCCGAGCGGATTACCCGGCTGATGAACGAGCTCTCCCCTGTGCTCGCTGGCGCAGAGCTAAAACTTGCGGGCGGCATTGCCAAGCCGCCGATGGAGCGGACCGACGGTACCGCGAAGCTGTTTTCGCTTGCCCAGGAGCAAGCGCGCCTGGAAGGCTTCGAGCTGACGGAGTGCGGTGTCGGCGGAACCAGTGACGGCAATTTTGCCGCAGATGCCGGATGTCCGACACTCGACGGACTCGGCCCTGTCGGTGACGGCGCCCACGCCTCCCACGAGCACGTCGTCGTCGATGCCATCCCCGGCCGCATGGCAGTTTTGCTCCGCCTGTTGACCACCCTGTAA
- a CDS encoding transporter substrate-binding domain-containing protein, translating into MKKRTSILSLALSSLLAAAMIAGCGTGNQPQAGAGQEQPAGQGGQAGEKKTLIMATSADYKPYEYHDLTSGKDEIVGFDIDIAKYIGKELGYEIQITDMNFDGLVPALQTNRADFVMAGMTPTDERKKNADFSEIYYEAKNTIVSKKDSNITKPDQLAGKKIAVQLGSIQEEAAQELAKTVQGLQVTSLNKLGEIVEEVKTGRVDAAIIEDHVAKSFVESNPGLQFTTIESKETNGSAIAFPKGSPHVAKFNEVIKKMQENGEMDKLIQKWFAQ; encoded by the coding sequence ATGAAAAAACGGACATCGATTCTTTCTCTTGCATTATCGTCTCTGCTGGCTGCGGCGATGATCGCAGGCTGCGGCACGGGCAACCAGCCACAAGCGGGCGCAGGCCAGGAGCAACCGGCAGGCCAAGGAGGACAAGCTGGCGAGAAAAAGACGCTCATCATGGCGACGTCTGCGGACTACAAGCCGTATGAATACCACGACCTGACCAGCGGCAAGGACGAGATCGTCGGGTTTGACATCGACATCGCCAAATACATCGGCAAAGAACTGGGCTATGAAATCCAGATTACCGACATGAACTTCGACGGACTGGTTCCGGCGCTGCAAACGAATCGTGCCGATTTCGTCATGGCGGGCATGACGCCAACGGATGAGCGCAAAAAAAATGCGGATTTCTCCGAGATTTACTATGAAGCGAAAAATACGATCGTCTCCAAGAAGGATAGCAACATCACCAAGCCAGATCAGCTCGCGGGTAAAAAGATCGCCGTACAGCTTGGCTCTATCCAGGAAGAGGCGGCGCAAGAGCTGGCGAAAACCGTACAAGGCTTGCAAGTGACTTCCTTGAACAAGCTGGGCGAGATCGTGGAAGAAGTAAAAACCGGCCGCGTCGACGCTGCCATCATCGAGGACCACGTGGCCAAAAGCTTCGTAGAGAGCAACCCTGGCTTGCAGTTCACCACGATTGAATCGAAAGAAACGAACGGCTCTGCCATCGCTTTTCCAAAAGGCTCTCCACACGTAGCGAAGTTTAACGAGGTTATCAAAAAAATGCAGGAAAACGGAGAAATGGACAAGCTGATCCAAAAATGGTTCGCTCAATAA
- a CDS encoding amino acid ABC transporter permease yields the protein MNLDFAQIVPYIPFILQGIKGTLLVTLISVVLGFIWGSILALIKISKFEPLNWLAVAYTSVFRGTPLILQLTFVYFATPQLTGYNISQLEAAVLTFTLNSGAYISETIRGGIMAVDKGQWEAAKALGIPYRRMMLDIILPQGVKNILPALVNETIALLKESALVSTIGLSDIMQNANVVKGAIFRYFEPYLIAGFLYYVMVMILTWVARVVERRMRRSD from the coding sequence ATGAATTTGGATTTTGCGCAAATCGTGCCCTATATCCCTTTCATTTTGCAGGGGATAAAGGGCACGCTGCTTGTTACATTGATTTCCGTCGTTTTAGGCTTCATCTGGGGCTCGATCCTCGCACTCATCAAAATTTCTAAATTCGAGCCGCTGAATTGGCTCGCTGTCGCCTACACGTCCGTCTTTCGCGGAACGCCGCTGATTTTGCAGCTCACGTTCGTCTACTTCGCGACTCCGCAGCTCACCGGCTACAACATTTCGCAGTTGGAAGCAGCCGTCCTGACGTTTACCCTGAACTCGGGGGCGTACATTTCGGAGACGATTCGCGGCGGAATTATGGCTGTGGACAAAGGACAGTGGGAAGCGGCCAAGGCGCTCGGCATCCCGTATCGCCGCATGATGCTCGACATCATTTTGCCGCAGGGCGTGAAAAACATTTTGCCTGCGCTCGTGAACGAGACGATCGCGCTTCTGAAGGAGTCGGCGCTCGTTTCCACGATCGGTCTGTCCGACATCATGCAAAATGCGAACGTGGTAAAAGGGGCCATCTTCCGCTACTTTGAACCATACCTGATCGCCGGCTTCCTGTACTATGTCATGGTCATGATCCTGACATGGGTAGCGCGCGTAGTGGAACGGAGGATGAGACGCAGTGATTAA
- a CDS encoding amino acid ABC transporter ATP-binding protein, whose translation MIKIDNITKSFGQLNVLKGISTEIGKGEVVAIIGPSGSGKSTLLRCINLLEVPTSGKIAINGQEITDPKANVMAIRQQIGMVFQHFHLFPHMTVLNNLTYAPIKVKGMAKSEAEKKARELLARVGLADKADVFPSRLSGGQKQRVAIARSLVMEPQIMLFDEPTSALDPEMVKEVLEVMKGLAHTGMTMAIVTHEMRFAEEVSDRILFLDDGRLLEDAPPKEFFQNPKSERAKQFLEKVR comes from the coding sequence GTGATTAAAATCGACAACATTACGAAGTCGTTCGGGCAACTGAACGTCTTGAAAGGCATCTCCACCGAAATCGGCAAAGGCGAGGTCGTGGCGATCATCGGGCCGTCCGGATCGGGAAAATCGACGCTGCTGCGCTGCATAAACCTGCTGGAAGTCCCTACCAGCGGCAAAATCGCGATCAACGGTCAGGAAATTACCGACCCAAAGGCAAACGTCATGGCGATCCGCCAGCAGATCGGGATGGTGTTCCAGCATTTTCACCTGTTCCCGCACATGACCGTGCTGAACAACCTGACCTACGCGCCAATCAAGGTAAAAGGCATGGCGAAAAGCGAGGCGGAGAAAAAGGCGCGGGAGCTGCTTGCGCGTGTCGGTTTGGCCGACAAAGCCGACGTCTTCCCGTCGCGATTGTCCGGCGGGCAGAAGCAGCGCGTCGCCATCGCCCGCTCGCTGGTCATGGAGCCGCAAATCATGCTGTTTGACGAGCCGACGTCCGCGCTTGATCCGGAGATGGTCAAAGAGGTGCTGGAGGTTATGAAAGGGTTGGCCCACACCGGGATGACCATGGCGATCGTGACGCATGAGATGCGTTTTGCGGAAGAAGTGTCCGACCGCATCCTGTTTCTGGACGACGGCCGACTGTTGGAGGATGCGCCGCCAAAAGAGTTTTTCCAAAATCCGAAAAGCGAACGGGCCAAGCAGTTTCTGGAAAAGGTCCGTTGA
- the thiT gene encoding energy-coupled thiamine transporter ThiT, which translates to MDRQRLVILLEMAMMAALAVVFSQIKVFEMPQGGSVSLVMVPIALIAVRRGLLAGVVTGMVVGLLQLLFGSTLVNPVQVLLDYPLAFAALGLTGLVRLSGREGKKQRIFALWSGLLIGGLGRLVCHFTSGVIWFGEYAPEGTPVALYSFVYNITYLLPEMIIAGVVLSVVLGSASQLLFPARDRLA; encoded by the coding sequence TTGGATCGTCAACGATTGGTCATCTTGCTGGAGATGGCGATGATGGCGGCGCTCGCGGTTGTGTTCAGCCAGATCAAGGTGTTTGAAATGCCGCAGGGCGGCTCCGTCTCGCTGGTCATGGTTCCGATTGCCTTGATCGCGGTTCGCCGCGGCTTGCTGGCGGGCGTCGTTACGGGGATGGTAGTAGGACTGCTTCAGCTCTTGTTCGGCAGTACCTTGGTCAATCCGGTACAAGTGTTGCTCGATTATCCGCTGGCGTTTGCCGCATTGGGACTGACCGGGCTTGTCCGCCTGTCCGGCCGGGAAGGAAAGAAGCAGCGGATCTTCGCGCTGTGGAGCGGCTTGCTGATCGGGGGGCTGGGTCGCTTGGTTTGCCATTTTACGTCGGGGGTCATCTGGTTTGGCGAGTACGCGCCAGAAGGCACGCCTGTCGCGCTGTATTCCTTTGTCTACAATATCACCTACCTGCTTCCCGAAATGATTATCGCGGGCGTCGTCCTGTCGGTGGTGCTGGGCAGCGCCTCGCAGCTTTTGTTTCCGGCGCGCGACCGTTTGGCGTAG
- the spoVM gene encoding stage V sporulation protein SpoVM, whose amino-acid sequence MRFYTIKLPKFLGGMIRGIIEAFNKKK is encoded by the coding sequence ATGCGATTTTACACCATCAAGTTGCCGAAGTTCCTGGGTGGCATGATTCGCGGCATCATCGAGGCATTCAACAAGAAAAAATGA
- the rpmB gene encoding 50S ribosomal protein L28, giving the protein MARRCFVTGKSAKAGNARSHSMRATRRTWGVNVQKVRILVNGKPKRVYVSTRALKSGLVTRV; this is encoded by the coding sequence ATGGCACGTCGCTGCTTTGTAACAGGTAAATCTGCAAAAGCTGGAAACGCTCGCTCCCACTCCATGCGCGCAACTCGCCGCACCTGGGGTGTCAACGTACAAAAAGTGCGCATTCTCGTTAACGGAAAACCGAAGCGCGTTTATGTAAGCACTCGAGCACTGAAATCCGGTCTCGTCACTCGCGTGTAG
- a CDS encoding Asp23/Gls24 family envelope stress response protein — MTVEMSTSLGKIDVTEDVIARIAGGAAMEVFGLVGMASRKALKDGIAELLGRDNLSKGVVVHNTNGEVVLDMHIIVSYGVKISEVAGNVQRRVRYTLEQTVGIDVTAVNIFVQGVRTDRDS, encoded by the coding sequence ATGACAGTGGAAATGAGTACATCGCTAGGAAAGATCGATGTTACAGAAGACGTGATCGCACGAATTGCCGGAGGCGCAGCCATGGAAGTATTCGGGCTGGTGGGTATGGCTTCCCGCAAGGCGTTGAAGGATGGAATTGCTGAGCTTCTTGGCCGCGACAACCTGAGCAAAGGCGTCGTTGTGCACAATACGAACGGCGAAGTGGTTTTGGACATGCATATTATCGTCAGCTATGGCGTGAAAATTTCCGAGGTCGCCGGCAACGTGCAACGCCGCGTGAGATATACCTTGGAACAAACGGTAGGTATTGATGTCACGGCCGTCAACATCTTCGTACAGGGAGTTCGTACAGACAGAGATTCGTAA
- a CDS encoding DAK2 domain-containing protein yields the protein MVHTHLDGVLFSRMVYLGANLLSANVRVVDGLNVFPVPDGDTGTNMNLTFSSGVDELRRKESPRVADSAAALAKGLLMGARGNSGVILSQLFRGFSKAVNGKDEVNARQFADALKSGVDAAYQAVMKPVEGTILTVAREAAEMAVRAARTSDDIVSVMEKTYEQAQATLLRTPEMLPVLKEVGVVDSGGQGLLFIYEGFLRALRGEEQIESEEHAKPSVSPEELDKLISEQHNAQVHMKTEDIKHGYCTEFMVHVAHSTEPHKKPFSEVLFRGHLDTMGDSLLVVSDDEVVKVHIHAEHPGSVLQYAQQFGSLHRIKIENMREQHANILKAEEGKREAQAAAVALPADEQLPYGLIAVAAGEGIAKILRSMGVHVVIEGGQTMNPSTEDFMKAIAGLHAQHIIILPNNSNIIMAAQQAAELAEVPVSVVPTKSIPQGLAALLAFHADAEPAVNASAMAKAITQVKTGMVTHAVRDTQMGDVAIKEGDFIGMAEKEIVTAGPELLECAKTLLLGMADEDTEIITMFLGEGATEEQADALQEAVADAYPDAEVEIQFGGQPLYPFIFSVE from the coding sequence TTGGTACATACGCATCTAGATGGCGTGCTGTTTAGCCGGATGGTTTACCTGGGGGCGAACCTATTATCCGCCAACGTCAGAGTAGTAGATGGCTTGAACGTCTTTCCTGTGCCGGATGGCGATACGGGGACAAACATGAATTTGACTTTCTCTTCCGGTGTGGACGAGCTAAGGCGCAAGGAATCTCCCCGAGTCGCGGACAGTGCTGCTGCTCTGGCCAAAGGGCTTTTGATGGGAGCGCGGGGAAACTCCGGTGTGATTTTATCCCAGTTGTTCCGCGGCTTTAGCAAAGCAGTCAATGGAAAAGACGAGGTGAATGCCCGTCAGTTCGCCGACGCCTTGAAGTCCGGTGTGGACGCTGCCTATCAGGCAGTGATGAAGCCGGTGGAAGGCACGATTTTGACTGTAGCCCGCGAAGCGGCGGAGATGGCTGTGCGTGCAGCGCGCACGTCGGATGACATTGTCTCTGTAATGGAAAAAACGTACGAGCAGGCGCAAGCTACACTCTTGCGCACGCCAGAAATGCTGCCTGTACTGAAAGAAGTAGGCGTCGTCGATTCAGGCGGACAGGGGCTTCTGTTTATTTACGAAGGCTTCCTGCGCGCCTTGCGCGGCGAGGAACAGATCGAAAGCGAAGAACACGCCAAGCCGTCCGTGAGCCCGGAAGAGCTGGACAAGCTGATTTCCGAGCAGCACAATGCGCAAGTCCACATGAAGACCGAGGACATCAAGCACGGCTACTGTACGGAATTTATGGTTCATGTGGCGCACAGCACGGAGCCGCACAAAAAGCCGTTTTCCGAGGTGCTGTTCCGCGGCCATCTCGATACGATGGGCGACTCGCTTTTGGTCGTTTCTGACGATGAGGTCGTCAAAGTACATATACATGCAGAGCATCCGGGCAGCGTCTTGCAATACGCCCAGCAGTTCGGCAGCCTGCACCGGATCAAAATCGAAAACATGCGCGAGCAGCATGCGAACATTCTCAAAGCGGAAGAGGGCAAAAGGGAAGCGCAGGCAGCGGCAGTGGCCCTGCCGGCGGACGAGCAGCTTCCGTACGGACTGATCGCAGTTGCCGCTGGCGAAGGCATCGCGAAAATTTTGCGCAGCATGGGCGTGCACGTCGTGATCGAGGGCGGCCAGACGATGAACCCGAGCACGGAAGATTTCATGAAGGCCATCGCCGGGCTGCATGCGCAACATATCATCATCCTGCCAAACAACAGCAATATTATCATGGCGGCGCAGCAGGCAGCCGAGCTGGCGGAAGTTCCCGTCTCGGTCGTGCCGACGAAAAGCATCCCGCAGGGGCTGGCCGCTTTGCTCGCATTCCATGCGGATGCCGAGCCTGCCGTGAACGCTTCGGCGATGGCAAAAGCGATCACCCAGGTGAAGACGGGAATGGTGACGCATGCCGTTCGCGATACGCAGATGGGCGACGTCGCGATCAAGGAAGGCGATTTCATCGGCATGGCCGAAAAAGAAATCGTCACGGCTGGACCGGAATTGCTGGAGTGCGCGAAGACGCTGCTGCTCGGCATGGCGGACGAGGACACCGAGATCATCACGATGTTCCTCGGCGAAGGTGCGACAGAGGAGCAGGCGGACGCGTTGCAGGAAGCTGTAGCGGACGCATACCCGGATGCGGAAGTGGAGATTCAGTTCGGCGGACAGCCGCTGTATCCGTTTATTTTTTCCGTGGAGTAA
- a CDS encoding DegV family protein, whose product MPVVILTDSASDIDASVRQSLGIVAVPLKVMFGAETYLDGVTISSSAFFDKLKQSHALPTTSQPSPLEFAEAYKAIYEQYGSDVQIIAILLSGSLSGTYQSAMIAKSMLDENMDITVIDSRKASFVHGMICVEAAKDAKAGKGKEQILDAIDRYLDEVQVYFIVDTLEFLQKGGRIGRASAVIGSLLNIKPILTLDPAGYVAAFDKVRGTKKALNRVLEALQEYAQGQPVKVAILHSSAHEQAAELLERVKNEFQVTESHLEQIGPVIGTHTGPGLLGVVMVKQ is encoded by the coding sequence ATGCCAGTTGTGATTCTTACCGACAGCGCGTCCGATATTGATGCGTCTGTCAGGCAGTCGCTCGGGATTGTGGCTGTTCCGCTGAAGGTCATGTTTGGGGCGGAGACGTATCTGGACGGAGTGACGATCTCTTCCTCCGCGTTTTTTGACAAGCTGAAGCAGTCGCATGCCTTGCCGACGACTTCCCAGCCGTCTCCGCTGGAGTTTGCCGAAGCGTACAAGGCGATCTACGAGCAGTACGGAAGCGACGTGCAAATCATCGCCATCCTGTTGTCCGGTTCTCTGTCCGGCACGTATCAGTCGGCGATGATCGCCAAATCCATGCTCGATGAGAACATGGACATTACCGTGATCGACTCGCGCAAAGCTTCTTTTGTCCACGGAATGATTTGCGTGGAAGCGGCGAAGGACGCGAAGGCCGGGAAGGGCAAAGAGCAGATTCTCGATGCGATCGACCGCTATCTGGACGAGGTGCAGGTTTACTTCATCGTCGACACGCTGGAATTTTTGCAAAAAGGCGGGCGGATTGGCCGCGCCTCGGCTGTCATCGGCTCGCTGCTCAACATCAAGCCGATCCTGACGCTGGACCCGGCGGGATACGTCGCGGCTTTTGACAAAGTCAGAGGCACGAAAAAAGCGCTCAACCGCGTCCTGGAAGCGTTGCAGGAGTACGCGCAGGGCCAGCCTGTAAAAGTCGCCATCCTCCACAGCAGCGCCCACGAGCAGGCGGCTGAGCTGTTGGAGCGGGTGAAAAACGAGTTTCAAGTGACC